Proteins from one Erpetoichthys calabaricus chromosome 11, fErpCal1.3, whole genome shotgun sequence genomic window:
- the mrtfba gene encoding myocardin-related transcription factor B: MEHQEFLGLQEEPGIFESLTDSPQSEAVAHELEELSLHPSQNLPPLNERKNVLQLRLQQRRTREQLVDQGIMPPLKSPAAFHEQIRSLERARTENFLKHKIRSRPERAELVRMHILQETLAEPSLQATQLKLKRARLADDLNEKISQRPGPMELVEKNILPFDSSLKDAIGLSFDEDSGDALSPDQPASQESQGSLPSPAEIKFSEASSPTLSSIQQHHTLVQQHNQELPKPTSVSDLQPNRLITSSQTITGMTSTKPTPTLVKQSQPKSASEKSRNKKNKETKPRVKKLKYHQYIPPDQKNEPSEVPMDSSYARLLQQQQVFLQLQILSQQQQHYNYQTILPAPLKPVTDNQNSPTTMALTNNMPTSIVVSLPTSSSARHNSNLASRKPGPLPANLDDMKVAELKMELKLRGLPVSGTKMDLIERLKPYQDHSNGSNTSLAPTAIPTMPATDSTSSSIPMEHITATPPASPVISEPSNQTLESCTLMDTFSEIIRTASPVQQAPSSSPSKGNIEDLGMEVEASDKDRKLHEKERQIEELKRKLEQEQRLVEELKMQLEVEKRSQMQLPPVSLAGEHINSTLPSVKEESRILPSCQNNTPPVNQEQSQQAVPLSLSQFFVSHSGVPQVLGQPHALLATIQLPAANISIQPPPMPNSVVPTTAGIVQGPIPIPTTAGIVRTPVPEVQKQEPVGSVQLLTQSCHIAQVFQPSTTTSTGYQFSCSQPVTTGPQHFKTISADTKQQQALNVLGQKMHNGPKHKTPQQLQPQYLLQHPTFGNTAPKIKDPPRYEEAVKQTRNAQAQVPTASSQQMDDLFDILIESGELSPFVKHEVAPSRKVLPVTASITTMPVNTVLSRPPPQVQVAPTAVQLPDPCPSMLLNTDSQLEAFLEGSLNADVSVPQPGSSKADREHLTLIEDIQGELLNQSVCLDQPSSPMDTSELHFDPDSAGITFDLHDTNLDNMEWLDIATQGPAHSLNPLGVASAGSMFSTDFLDVHDLPLHWD, translated from the exons ATGGAGCACCAAGAATTCTTAGGGTTACAAGAGGAGCCTGGGATTTTTGAATCTCTGACTGACAGCCCCCAGAGTGAAGCAGTAGCTCATGAGCTGGAAGAATTGTCCTTACATCCTAGCCAGAACCTACCCCCGCTCAATGAGCGCAAGAATG TCCTTCAACTGAGATTACAGCAAAGAAGAACTAGGGAGCAGCTGGTGGATCAGGGCATCATGCCAC CTTTGAAGAGCCCTGCTGCCTTCCATGAGCAAATTCGTAGCCTGGAAAGAGCGCGG ACTGAAAACTTCCTCAAGCACAAGATCCGGAGCCGTCCAGAGCGTGCAGAACTGGTTAGGATGCACATACTTCAGG AGACCCTGGCTGAACCATCATTGCAGGCCACTCAGCTGAAGTTGAAACGTGCTCGTCTGGCTGATGATCTAAATGAGAAGATTTCTCAGAGGCCAGGTCCAATGGAGTTAGTAGAGAAGAACATCTTGCCCTTTGATTCCAGCCTCAAGGATGCAATTG GTTTGTCGTTTGATGAAGACAGTGGAGATGCATTGTCCCCAGATCAGCCTGCCAGTCAAGAGTCCCAGGGATCGTTGCCTTCTCCTGCGGAAATCAAGTTCAGTGAGGCATCATCCCCGACTCTCAGTTCCATACAACAG CACCATACTCTAGTCCAGCAGCATAACCAGGAGTTACCAAAGCCAACCTCAGTTTCTGATTTGCAGCCTAACCGTTTGATTACATCCTCCCAGACAATCACTGGCatgacatcaacaaaaccaaCACCCACACTGGTCAAG CAAAGTCAACCAAAGTCTGCAAGTGAAAAGAGCCGTAATAAGAAGAACAAAGAGACAAAGCCACGTGTGAAAAAGCTGAAATACCATCAGTACATTCCTCCAGACCAGAAGAATGAACCTAGTGAAGTACCAATGGATTCCTCATATGCTCGGCTGCTACAGCAACAGCAGGTGTTCTTGCAGCTCCAGATCCTTAGTCAGCAACAGCAACACTACAACTACCAGACCATCCTTCCTGCACCTCTCAA ACCAGTAACTGACAATCAGAACAGTCCTACTACTATGGCTTTGACTAACAACATGCCAACATCCATTGTGGTTTCTCTGCCTACCAGCAGTAGTGCCCGGCACAACAGCAACTTGGCCAGTCGTAAACCTGGGCCATTGCCTGCCAATCTAGACGACATGAAG GTAGCAGAGCTGAAGATGGAGTTGAAACTGAGAGGTCTTCCTGTTTCAGGTACAAAGATGGACCTTATTGAGAGACTTAAGCCATACCAGGATCACTCCAATGGTTCCAACACTTCTTTGGCACCTACTGCAATACCTACCATGCCAGCGACTGACTCCACATCATCTTCTATTCCAATGGAGCACATTACTGCAACCCCACCTGCATCCCCAGTCATCTCTGAGCCATCCAACCAGACATTAGAGAGCTGCACCCTAATGGATACCTTCAGTGAGATCATAAGGACTGCATCTCCTGTTCAGCAAGCTCCAAGCTCCTCTCCATCCAAAGGAAACATTGAAGATTTGGGGATGGAGGTGGAGGCATCTGACAAGGACCGCAAACTGCATGAGAAGGAGCGCCAGATTGAGGAGCTAAAGAGGAAGCTTGAGCAGGAGCAACGACTGGTGGAAGAGCTCAAAATGCAGTTAGAGGTAGAGAAGCGCAGTCAGATGCAGCTGCCGCCAGTAAGTCTAGCTGGTGAGCACATCAATTCAACACTGCCTTCTGTCAAGGAAGAGAGTCGAATATTGCCCAGTTGCCAGAACAACACACCTCCAGTCAATCAAGAGCAGTCACAGCAGGCTGTGCCACTGTCTTTGTCCCAGTTCTTTGTCAGCCACTCAGGGGTACCGCAGGTCCTTGGACAGCCTCATGCTCTGTTGGCTACAATACAACTGCCAGCAGCGAACATCAGCATCCAG CCACCGCCCATGCCCAACTCCGTTGTCCCGACTACAGCAGGCATTGTTCAGGGTCCCATACCCATCCCAACTACAGCAGGCATTGTTCGGACTCCAGTACCAGAAGTTCAAAAGCAGGAGCCTGTGGGATCAGTGCAGCTTCTGACTCAAAGTTGTCACATTGCACAG GTATTCCAACCCAGCACAACTACAAGCACTGGTTACCAATTCAGCTGCAGCCAGCCAGTAACAACAGGCCCGCAGCATTTCAAGACCATCTCTGCTGACACTAAGCAACAACAGGCGTTAAATGTGTTGGGTCAGAAAATGCACAATGGGCCAAAACACAAG ACACCACAACAGCTTCAGCCACAGTACCTCCTACAGCATCCCACTTTTGGTAACACGGCTCCAAAGATCAAGGATCCCCCTCGCTATGAGGAGGCAGTCAAGCAGACCCGCAACGCTCAGGCTCAG GTCCCCACTGCAAGCAGCCAGCAGATGGACGATCTGTTTGACATCCTAATCGAGAGTGGCG AGCTTTCACCGTTTGTCAAACATGAGGTGGCACCCTCCAGAAAAGTGTTGCCTGTCACTGCCAGCATCACCACCATGCCAGTGAACACCGTTCTGAGCCGTCCACCTCCACAGGTGCAAGTGGCACCCACTGCAGTGCAGCTCCCGGATCCCTGCCCCAGCATGCTGCTCAACACGGACAGCCAACTGGAGGCCTTTCTAGAAGGATCTCTGAACGCAGATGTGAGTGTTCCCCAGCCTGGCTCCAGTAAAGCGGACAGAGAGCACTTGACTCTGATTGAGGACATTCAGGGCGAGCTACTGAACCAGTCTGTTTGCTTGGATCAGCCCAGCTCACCCATGGACACCTCTGAACTCCATTTTGACCCAGATAGTGCAGGCATCACGTTTGACCTCCATGACACTAACCTGGACAACATGGAGTGGCTTGACATTGCCACGCAGGGACCTGCCCACAGCCTGAACCCTTTGGGAGTAGCATCTGCAGGCAGCATGTTCTCTACTGACTTCTTGGATGTTCACGACCTCCCGTTGCATTGGGACTGA
- the LOC114661400 gene encoding LITAF domain-containing protein-like codes for MQRRIYSPPGSSPLFFFLSLYTCTAPRAILNVEEFTLQPCITVCPSCEQSVITETKAQVGSITRILCLAITMFGGILGCCLIPFCLKECKDVTHQCPTCQARITTVERL; via the exons ATGCAGCGCAGAATTTACAGCCCACCGGGGTCCTcacctctctttttttttctttctctctacacctGCACAGCTCCACGGGCGATTCTGAACGTCGAAGAGTTCACACTGCAGCCGTGTATCACCGTGTGCCCCTCCTGTGAGCAGTCCGTCATCACCGAGACCAAGGCTCAAGTGGGCAGCATCACCAGGATCTTGTGTCTGGCGATCACCATGTTCGG TGGAATTTTAGGGTGCTGTTTAATTCCCTTCTGCCTGAAGGAATGCAAAGACGTGACCCACCAGTGCCCAACATGCCAAGCCAGGATCACCACCGTTGAGAGACTCTAA